A genomic window from Purpureocillium takamizusanense chromosome 2, complete sequence includes:
- a CDS encoding uncharacterized protein (COG:P~TransMembrane:2 (i675-696o708-727i)~EggNog:ENOG503Q3EP), which produces MAAADDDETGARAGRTAAAADVSAGAAAAPPAAAGSPVPASTAPAAGDGALGSSPPTRAVTAAAPAVSASPPAEPTAAGAVGAGAGAGADGAGTTTPPPRSPPPPRVSDDAHVSNIATASFPTLPQHPSPAGSERHRVHYDLAVDTRRPSRLLSPRAGDATAAAAANAAARKRHRSDTDTDTNALRPFSPSSYDAYGSNGGGPPSPSALRRRRSTRAATLTTLDSHDDFDGIPYGARPGWQPGSEPGFDPQLPDGGHASMPTLSAPCDITVVDFSLDRMLKRHFDNDGFVRFVAEPKEPWAKCRWINVNGLSWDVIQAVGTNKGLHKLALEDIMNIRNRTKADWYPNHAFIIMTLQKLVHLVDSDDSDSDSDSDDSSPPRRAGPQGGGGGGGGGGGSSSSARSRWIPDWLCFWGSRIDRKKLRADLEKHLESAKGGSPVLSDGTRLEETAMLRSLQQYHASGNEARTDFMEKNSSLAPYRMAVAAEQVSIFLTNDNTVISFFEISAGDVERPIVTRLSNPGTILRESCDASMLVQAIIDAVIDLALPLTAVYTDLLGDLELDVLTAPSVKQCRSLYICIAEINKMLRFLSPIDNLVNVLRDHRTPLTQDQAARVLENPASGVIVSPMTHTYLGDVLDHCVIITEAMQQLKQSSENLINLIFNTITANQNESMKQLTTVTIIFLPLTFITGFFGQNFSEDKFPEIHNGIWYFWAVAAPTVVATILILMRDMIYAWFVRIIQRKRILSSRRKSKSRRRNMRRART; this is translated from the exons atggccgccgcggatgacgatgagacgggcgcgcgcgctggacgaacagcggcagcggcggacgTGTCggctggagcagcagcagctcctcctgccGCTGCGGGATCTCCAGTGCCGGCATCCAcagcgcctgctgcaggcgacGGAGCACTTGGCAGCAGCCCCCCGACGCGGGCGGTAACAGCAGCGGCCCCAGCGGTCTCTGCATCGCCTCCCGCTGAGCCCACAGCGGCAGGAGCGGtaggagctggagctggagctggagccgacggcgctggcacaacaacaccaccaccacgctctccaccaccaccacgcgtgagcgacgacgcccacgtGAGCAACatcgcgacggcctcgtttCCCACCCTGCCGCAACACCCTTCTCCCGCCGGCTCGGAGCGCCACCGCGTGCACtacgacctcgccgtcgacacccGACGACCTTCACGGCTGCTGTCTCCGCGCGCAGGCGacgctaccgccgccgccgccgcgaacgCAGCCGCCCGTAAACGCCACCGCtccgacaccgacaccgacacgAATGCGCTGCGGCCCTTTTCGCCATCCAGCTACGACGCCTACGGCAGCAACGGTGGTGGTCCTCCGTCGCCTtcggccctccgccgccgccgcagcacgcgcgccgcgacgctcACCACGCTCGACAGCCACGATGACTTCGACGGCATCCCCTacggcgcccgccccggctgGCAGCCCGGCTCCGAGCCCGGCTTCGACCCGcagctgcccgacggcgggcacgcCTCCATGCCCACTCTGAGCGCCCCCTGCgacatcaccgtcgtcgacttctCCCTCGACCGCATGCTCAAGCGCCActtcgacaacgacggcttcgtgcgcttcgtcgccgagcccAAGGAGCCGTGGGCCAAGTGTCGCTGGATCAACGTCAATGGCCTCAGCTGGGACGTGATCCAGGCCGTCGGCACCAACAAGGGCCTGCAcaagctcgccctcgaggacattATGAACATTCGCAACCGCACAAAGGCCGACTGGTATCCCAACCACGCCTTTATCATCATGACCCTGCAGAAGCTGGTCCACCTcgtcgactcggacgactcggactcggactcggactcggacgactCGAGTCctccgaggcgggcgggaccacagggaggaggaggaggaggaggaggaggcggcggcagcagcagcagtgccaGAAGTCGCTGGATTCCCGACTGGTTGTGCTTCTGGGGCAGCCGCATCGATAGGAAGAAGCTCCGCGCCGACCTGGAGAAGCATCTCGAAAgcgccaagggcggcagccCCGTGCTTTCCGACGGTACCAggctcgaggagacggcTATGCTGCGCTCGCTGCAGCAGTACCACGCGTCAGGCAACGAGGCGCGCACCGACTTCATGGAGAAGAactcgtcgctcgcgccgtaccgcatggccgtcgccgcggagcAGGTGTCCATCTTCCTCACCAACGACAACACCGTCATCTCCTTCTTCGAGATCTCAGCCGGCGACGTGGAGCGGCCCATCGTCACCCGCCTCAGCAACCCGGGCACCATCCTGCGCGAGTCGTGCGACGCCTCGATGCTGGTgcaggccatcatcgacgccgtcatcgacctcgccctgcccCTGACAGCCGTCTACACGGACCTGCTGGGcgacctcgagctcgacgtgctgACGGCCCCCTCGGTCAAGCAGTGCCGCTCGCTCTACATTTGCATCGCCGAGATCAACAAGATGCTGCGCTTCCTCAGCCCCATCGACAACCTCGTCAACGTCCTGCGCGACCACCGCACCCCGCTGACCCAGgaccaggccgcccgcgtcctcgagaacccggcctcgggcgtcatcgtcagccCCATGACGCACACGTACCtgggcgacgtcctcgaccactgcgtcatcatcaccgagGCCATGCAGCAGCTCAAGCAGTCGAGCGAGAACCTCATCAACCTCATCTtcaacaccatcaccgctAACCAGAACGAGTCGATGAAGCAGctcaccaccgtcaccatcatctTTTTGCCCCTGACCTTTATCACCGGCTTCTTTGGCCAAAACTTTTCCGAGGATAAGTTTCCCGAGATTCACAACGGCATTTGGTACTT ctgggccgtcgccgcccccacTGTGGTCGCGACGATACTGATCCTCATGCGTGACATGATTTACGCATGGTTCGTCCGCATCATTCAGCGCAAGCGCATcctcagcagccgccgaAAGTCcaagtcgcggcggcggaacaTGCGCAGGGCTAGAACGTAA
- a CDS encoding Ceramidase (antiSMASH:Cluster_2.7~COG:T~SECRETED:SignalP(1-25~SECRETED:cutsite=SLA-AA~SECRETED:prob=0.5672)~EggNog:ENOG503NWTU): MLALWLHVANLILTLSTLLPPTSLAAAARVHGGHQTCPAGQHHHYQQQQQQQEQKPATCSNNQNNRPRFFDGASAPPRGDRYLVGVGKADITGPIVEITLAGYGKFEQGGTGLRQRLYSRAFIVADVEDPRDRVVYLVLDDLAGDTAVRYGLFEALARLGGEYAAYYNHNNVALTATHSHAGPGAWFNYFLLQTPTLGFDRQSYQAIVDGAALSIKRAHDSLQEGYLDVGTTEIRNASINRSLHAYLQNPEDERAQYPASVDTTMTVLRLQRSSDDRAIGIFTWFAVHGTSLYNNNTHVAGDNKGVAAWMFERAMDADDSAADGFVAGFSQANAGDVSPNTLGAWCDDGSGVMCSLDTSACPSGRTDVCKGRGPEFRALDNGVKSCFEIGRRQFAGAKEVYDAMEYSTIPVRGSIKAFHFFQDMTYWKFNLPDDTEATTCPAGLGYSTAAGTTDGDGLHGFTQGITTAPSMGPRAFLSHPLRSLWSALFKLLKRPSAEQRRCHGAKPVLLDAGGVTFPYAWEPNLVDMQMLRIGQVFIAVSPSEITTMAGRRWKAAIADEARRLLLLDAGTEPVPLVVGPANTYAHYVTTPEEYAAQRYEGSSTMFGPNQLQAFINLTTGNMHHLASEAPDPLVLAAASSRRPKPPNHVNSSISLFPGVFFDRAPASRPFGHVLHQPRAAYKRGEVVRATFQGANPRNNLRLEDTYLALEREVFPGRWVRVLDDSDWFLLYSWRRTSLVLGYSEVDVAWETTIVGATEGDTDLEPGTYRFKYYGDAQRLFGGVNAFEGTTNSFTLQ; this comes from the exons ATGCTTGCCCTTTGGCTGCACGTGGCCAACCTCATACTCACGTTATCGACGTTACTACCACCGACgagtctcgccgccgcggcgcgagtGCACGGCGGCCACCAGACATGTCCCGCAGGGCAACACCACCACtaccaacaacaacaacaacaacaagaacagAAACCTGCCACGTGCAGCAACAACCAAAATAATCGGCCAAGATTCTTCGACGGAgcttctgctcctcctcgcgggGACCGctacctcgtcggcgtcggcaaggcggACATCACGGGCCCCATCGTCGAGATCACGCTCGCCGGGTACGGCAAGTTCGAGCAGGGCGGGACGGGCCTGCGCCAGAGGCTGTACAGCCGCgccttcatcgtcgccgacgtcgaggacccgcgcgaccgcgtcgtctatctcgtgctcgacgacctcgccggcgacacGGCCGTGCGGTACGGCCTGTTCGAGGCCCTGGCGCGCTTGGGGGGCGAGTACGCGGCCTACTACAACCACAACAATGTGGCCCTGACGGCGACGCACTCGCATGCCGGCCCGGGGGCTTGGTTCAACTATTTCTTGCTgcagacgccgacgctgGGGTTCGACCGCCAGAGCTATCAGGCTATcgtggacggcgccgccttgtccATCAAGAGGGCCCACGATAGCCTCCAGGAG GGATATCTTGATGTCGGCACCACCGAGATACGGAATGCCTCCATCAACCGCTCGCTCCACGCTTACCTGCAGAACCCCGAGGATGAGCGAGCGCAGTACCCGGCCTCCGTCGACACCACCATGACGGTCCTCCGCCTACAGCGCAGCTCCGACGACCGAGCCATCGGCATCTTCACCTGGTTCGCGGTCCACGGCACCTCGCtctacaacaacaacacccacgtcgccggcgacaacaagggcgtcgccgcctggATGTTCGAGAGggccatggacgccgacgactcggccgccgacggcttcgtcgccggcttcagccaggccaacgccggcgacgtctcgCCCAACACCCTGGGTGCCTggtgcgacgacggctccggcGTCATGTGCAGCCTCGACACGAGCGCCTGTCCCAGCGGCCGGACCGACGTGTGCAAGGGGCGGGGCCCAGAGTTCCGCGCGCTCGACAACGGCGTCAAGAGCTGCTTCGAGATTGGGCGTCGCCAGTTTGCCGGCGCAAAGGAGGTCTAT GACGCCATGGAGTATTCCACCATACCCGTCAGGGGCAGCATCAAGGCCTTTCACTTCTTCCAGGACATGACCTACTGGAAATTCAACCTCCCCGACGACACCGAGGCCACGACGtgcccggccggcctcggatattccaccgccgccggcaccaccgacggcgacggcctgcacgGCTTCACGCAGGGCATCACCACGGCGCCCTCCATGGGCCCGCGCGCCTTCCTCTCCCACCCTCTGAGGAGCCTGTGGTCCGCCCTCTTCAAGCTCCTCAAGCGCCCGTCGGCCGAGCAGAGGCGGTGCCACGGCGCCAagcccgtcctcctcgacgccggcggcgtcacctTCCCGTACGCGTGGGAGCCcaacctcgtcgacatgcaGATGCTGCGCATCGGACAGGTCTTCATCGCCGTCAGCCCCAGCGAGatcaccaccatggccggccgtcgCTGGAAGGCGGCCATCGcagacgaggcgcgccggctgctgctgctggatgcGGGAACGGAGCCCgtcccgctcgtcgtcggcccagcCAACACGTATGCGCACTACGtgacgacgcccgaggagTACGCGGCGCAGCGATACGAAGGCTCGTCCACCATGTTTGGGCCCAATCAGCTCCAGGCCTTCATCAACCTGACGACGGGCAATATGCACCACCTCGCGAGCGAGGCCCCCGACCCCCTGGTCCTGgccgcggcttcgtcgcgccgccccaaGCCCCCCAACCACGTCAACTCGTCCATCTCACTGTTCCCAGGCGTCTTTTTCGACCGCGCCCCGGCGTCGCGTCCGTTTGGTCACGTCCTCCACCAGCCGCGAGCCGCGTACaagcgcggcgaggtcgtgCGGGCCACGTTCCAGGGTGCAAACCCGCGAAACAACCTACGCCTCGAGGACACATACCTCGCGCTCGAGAGGGAGGTGTTCCCGGGGCGGTGGGTGCGTGTGCTTGACGACTCGGACTGGTTCCTGCTGTACTCGTGGCGCCGGACAAGCCTCGTCCTGGGATACagcgaggtcgacgtcgcctGGGAGACGACAATAGTAGGGGCGACCGAGGGGGACACGGACCTGGAGCCGGGGACCTATCGGTTCAAATATTACGGGGATGCACAGCGGCTGTTTGGGGGCGTGAACGCCTTCGAGGGGACCACGAACAGCTTCACGTTACAATGA
- a CDS encoding uncharacterized protein (antiSMASH:Cluster_2.7~EggNog:ENOG503PFRG): MAESLSGTATTTVLTLPELLTRVLEHLDAPTLARAVRVNRQWFACGTDVLWREPPVANLLALGSESRQQIYAPKIRKLDFTPLDNCDGNQLHSSLKHLSFRSLRIVSIDMYRLAKGCSYDILQYIQPRLEELVIFGGELDDDLLRHIRATCPRLRRILLDAPGKAVTPLGFYDFIVGCRALEKMEFLYGMDHLLTDRLLSHLASRETLTRLGLGRPLSKDFLEHISDNVPQPFAALKSLQLRQPISSSAVPWLSRELSHLRTLDFAVRDADASILPYISSMSKLRSLTLILATPSELSSQEIMSLGALSRLAKLFIGPDGQGGESGPRVTEQGSFDSVFDELCSKLASLKVLEFNVQCDLSAQALRSLSNHCPLLEELKLPQAIDIRELNLEAVDEAMFPNLIHLGLDGLFGPVVENVPAAEHICAKKTAELLRKHCPRLADLCLSTSDDTHEQVLDAFEGLDTCTCPDYSLTMSL; the protein is encoded by the exons atggccgagtcGCTCTCCGGCACGGCTACGACCACGGTCCTGACGCTGCCCGAGCTTCTCACGCGCGTccttgagcacctcgacgcaCCGAcgctcgcccgtgccgtccGCGTGAACAGGCAGTGGTTCGCCTGCGGCACCGACGTGCTGTGGCGAGAGCCGCCCGTCGCGAACCTACTCGCGCTAGGCAGCGAGAGCCGCCAGCAAATATACGCGCCAAAGATCCGGAAGCTCGACTTTACCCCCCTCGACAACTGCGACGGCAACCAGCTGCACTCCAGCCTCAAGCACCTGAGCTTCCGCAGCCTGAGGATCGTTAGCATCGACATGTACCGTCTGGCCAAGGGGTGCTCGTATGACATCCTGCAGTATATCCAGCCgcggctggaggagctggtcatcttcggcggcgagctggatgACGACTTGCTTCGCCACATACGGGCCACCTGTCCTCGGCTGCGGAGGATCTTGCTCGACGCCCCGGGCAAGGCCGTCACGCCATTGGGGTTTTACGACTTCATCGTGGGATGCAGGGCTCTCGAGAAGATGGAGTTTCTCTACGGCATGGATCATCTGCTCACCGACAGGCTCTTGTCGCATCTTGCTAGCCGCGAGACATTGACAAGACTTGGCCTCGGGAGGCCCCTCTCCAAGGACTTCCTGGAGCACATATCCGACAACGTCCCCCAACCGTTTGCCGCCCTGAAGAGTctgcagctgcggcagccgATCTCGTCATCAGCCGTGCCGTGGCTATCGAGGGAGCTCAGCCACCTCAGGACCCTGGACTTCGCGGTGCGTGATGCCGACGCGTCCATCCTTCCGTACATTTCCTCCATGTCGAAGCTCCGCTCCTTGACACTCATTCTCGCGACTCCCAGCGAGCTTTCCTCTCAAGAAATCATGTCGCTAGGCGCGCTCTCGAGGCTCGCAAAGCTCTTCATCGGTCCCgatgggcagggcggcgaaTCCGGCCCCAGGGTCACGGAGCAGGGGTCGTTCGACTCCGTATTCGACGAGCTTTGTTCAAAACTTGCCTCTTTGAAGGTCTTGGAATTTAACGTCCAGTGTGACCTGTCTGCGCAGGCTCTGAGGTCGCTGTCAAATCACTGCCCGTTGCTTGAGGAGCTTAAGTTGCCGCAAGCCATCGATATCAGGGAGCTAAACCTGgaggccgtggacgaggccatgTTTCCCAACCTGATACATCTGGGCCTGGACGGTTTATTTGGCCCAGTAGTTGAAAACGTGCCTGCCGCTGA GCATATCTGCGCGAAAAAGACAGCCGAATTGCTTCGGAAACACTGCCCACGATTGGCAGATCTGTGTCTCTCGACCAGTGACGACACTCACGAACAAGTATTAGACGCGTTTGAGGGGCTTGACACCTGTACCTGCCCTGACTATTCTCTCACCATGTCATTGTAA
- a CDS encoding uncharacterized protein (antiSMASH:Cluster_2.7~EggNog:ENOG503PFRG) yields MAESLSGTATTTVLTLPELLTRVLEHLDAPTLARAVRVNRQWFACGTDVLWREPPVANLLALGSESRQQIYAPKIRKLDFTPLDNCDGNQLHSSLKHLSFRSLRIVSIDMYRLAKGCSYDILQYIQPRLEELVIFGGELDDDLLRHIRATCPRLRRILLDAPGKAVTPLGFYDFIVGCRALEKMEFLYGMDHLLTDRLLSHLASRETLTRLGLGRPLSKDFLEHISDNVPQPFAALKSLQLRQPISSSAVPWLSRELSHLRTLDFAVRDADASILPYISSMSKLRSLTLILATPSELSSQEIMSLGALSRLAKLFIGPDGQGGESGPRVTEQGSFDSVFDELCSKLASLKVLEFNVQCDLSAQALRSLSNHCPLLEELKLPQAIDIRELNLEAVDEAMFPNLIHLGLDGLFGPVVENVPAAE; encoded by the coding sequence atggccgagtcGCTCTCCGGCACGGCTACGACCACGGTCCTGACGCTGCCCGAGCTTCTCACGCGCGTccttgagcacctcgacgcaCCGAcgctcgcccgtgccgtccGCGTGAACAGGCAGTGGTTCGCCTGCGGCACCGACGTGCTGTGGCGAGAGCCGCCCGTCGCGAACCTACTCGCGCTAGGCAGCGAGAGCCGCCAGCAAATATACGCGCCAAAGATCCGGAAGCTCGACTTTACCCCCCTCGACAACTGCGACGGCAACCAGCTGCACTCCAGCCTCAAGCACCTGAGCTTCCGCAGCCTGAGGATCGTTAGCATCGACATGTACCGTCTGGCCAAGGGGTGCTCGTATGACATCCTGCAGTATATCCAGCCgcggctggaggagctggtcatcttcggcggcgagctggatgACGACTTGCTTCGCCACATACGGGCCACCTGTCCTCGGCTGCGGAGGATCTTGCTCGACGCCCCGGGCAAGGCCGTCACGCCATTGGGGTTTTACGACTTCATCGTGGGATGCAGGGCTCTCGAGAAGATGGAGTTTCTCTACGGCATGGATCATCTGCTCACCGACAGGCTCTTGTCGCATCTTGCTAGCCGCGAGACATTGACAAGACTTGGCCTCGGGAGGCCCCTCTCCAAGGACTTCCTGGAGCACATATCCGACAACGTCCCCCAACCGTTTGCCGCCCTGAAGAGTctgcagctgcggcagccgATCTCGTCATCAGCCGTGCCGTGGCTATCGAGGGAGCTCAGCCACCTCAGGACCCTGGACTTCGCGGTGCGTGATGCCGACGCGTCCATCCTTCCGTACATTTCCTCCATGTCGAAGCTCCGCTCCTTGACACTCATTCTCGCGACTCCCAGCGAGCTTTCCTCTCAAGAAATCATGTCGCTAGGCGCGCTCTCGAGGCTCGCAAAGCTCTTCATCGGTCCCgatgggcagggcggcgaaTCCGGCCCCAGGGTCACGGAGCAGGGGTCGTTCGACTCCGTATTCGACGAGCTTTGTTCAAAACTTGCCTCTTTGAAGGTCTTGGAATTTAACGTCCAGTGTGACCTGTCTGCGCAGGCTCTGAGGTCGCTGTCAAATCACTGCCCGTTGCTTGAGGAGCTTAAGTTGCCGCAAGCCATCGATATCAGGGAGCTAAACCTGgaggccgtggacgaggccatgTTTCCCAACCTGATACATCTGGGCCTGGACGGTTTATTTGGCCCAGTAGTTGAAAACGTGCCTGCCGCTGAGTAG
- a CDS encoding uncharacterized protein (COG:S~antiSMASH:Cluster_2.7~MEROPS:MER0038141~EggNog:ENOG503Q6VA), which produces MADASDRSSKADPAEFDAYFPSPFSLTQYTAPKTDFGGADYANAYKGGKWKILLVGTAERYLRMADGKFFSTGNHPVETLLPMMHLVAAGFEFDVATIGALPVKFEKWAYPNEDDAVNKFWDKYKSQFRKPLNLEDVWGKGFTKETPYIGVFIPGGHGVLTDVPFSETVGNILRWADANQRYLITLCHGPSCMLAANVGKPEGSKYIYDGYKIVVFPDSLDKGANIDIGYIPGKMEWLVGESLRKLGVTPLNSGITGETHHDRYVLTGDSPLASNNLGKLAASVILDNVAKR; this is translated from the coding sequence ATGGCGGACGCATCCGATCGCAGCTCCAAggccgacccggccgagtTCGACGCTTATTTCCCCTCGCCCTTCTCCCTCACCCAATACACCGCCCCCAAGACGGACTTTGGCGGTGCCGATTACGCCAATGCCTACAAAGGCGGCAAGTGGAAGATTCTCCTAGTCGGGACCGCAGAACGCTATCTGAGGATGGCAGACGGCAAGTTCTTCTCCACGGGAAACCACCCCGTGGAAACGCTTCTGCCTATGATGcatctcgtcgctgccggctTTGAGTTTGACGTGGCTACGATCGGTGCCCTCCCGGTCAAATTCGAGAAGTGGGCGTACCccaacgaggacgacgccgtcaacaAGTTCTGGGACAAGTACAAGAGCCAATTCCGCAAGCCACTTAACCTTGAGGACGTATGGGGCAAGGGATTCACCAAGGAGACTCCCTATATCGGTGTCTTCATTCCAGGTGGTCACGGTGTCCTGACGGACGTTCCGTTCTCGGAGACCGTCGGCAATATCCTCCGATGGGCGGATGCGAACCAGCGATATCTCATCACTCTTTGCCATGGCCCGTCGTGCATGCTTGCGGCCAATGTCGGCAAGCCTGAGGGCAGCAAGTACATCTACGACGGGTACAAGATCGTGGTCTTCCCCGACTCGCTGGACAAGGGCGCCAACATCGACATTGGGTATATCCCGGGTAAGATGGAGTGGTTGGTCGGCGAGAGCCTTCGCAAGCTGGGAGTCACTCCCTTGAACTCGGGAATCACTGGCGAGACGCACCATGATAGGTATGTCCTGACGGGTGACTCGCCGCTGGCCTCGAACAACCTCGGCAAGCTGGCTGCATCCGTCATCTTGGACAATGTAGCCAAGCGATAA
- a CDS encoding uncharacterized protein (antiSMASH:Cluster_2.7), with the protein MGNVLSCDSGAKRAADDIVDAPRPVDFSQKPHASSPSQSSQNGINIFTPRSTLTSEQPPPYMEQDTRWSQCFLSAVKLAHEQGMLRSLPSRHVYLYIDDNFRVGRQTKDAIKLFACCLVLIFRSLDVDATVFFTNHRNTRKLPQEIRNREEYLDGLFVRNDWYEAQGYVENFPTYSRHFSLKEWMTANEDTPEKFLKLLAHVREMKLQAWEGWHVRGMESDVLLAHTKEAFGKSKQQPRLLNSLAFTLRQAICKIKNLEASELTAPTSVLVLTASELQPSEVAAIKSEMRDVVGRAREFSIQVAAFIDNPNDTSLRAHRALDNFRSGDRDIYDVTTVAVKRFLEQGLTAELLGKVLGSHDKRRVIRDESGLYGRATLGLHDINLPSFREVKTAVGVDDDE; encoded by the coding sequence ATGGGAAACGTTCTTAGCTGCGACTCCGGTGCCAAGCGGGCGGCCGATGATATTGTGGATGCCCCGCGACCTGTCGACTTCTCGCAGAAACCgcacgcctcgtcgccgagtcAATCCTCACAGAATGGCATCAATATATTCACGCCACGGTCAACACTGACCTCGGAACAACCCCCTCCATACATGGAGCAGGATACGCGCTGGTCGCAATGCTTCTTGTCCGCCGTAAAGCTTGCGCATGAGCAGGGCATGCTGCGATCTCTGCCCTCCCGGCATGTCTACTTATACATCGACGACAATTTTCGAGTTGGGAGGCAAACAAAggacgccatcaagctcTTTGCCTGCTGCTTAGTCCTGATCTTTCGATCTTTGGATGTCGATgccaccgtcttcttcacgAACCACAGAAACACACGCAAACTTCCGCAGGAGATTCGGAACAGGGAGGAGTACCTTGATGGACTATTCGTCCGGAATGACTGGTACGAAGCGCAAGGATATGTCGAAAACTTTCCCACATACAGCCGCCACTTCTCTCTCAAGGAGTGGATGACTGCCAACGAGGATACGCCTGAGAAGTTTCTCAAGCTGTTGGCTCATGTGCGGGAGATGAAGCTGCAAGCCTGGGAGGGGTGGCACGTACGCGGAATGGAGTCGGACGTCCTCCTTGCGCACACCAAGGAAGCTTTTGGAAAGtcgaagcagcagccgagACTCCTCAACAGCCTCGCCTTCACCTTGCGACAAGCGATATGCAAAATCAAGAATCTAGAGGCTTCGGAGCTGACGGCACCAACGAGCGTCTTGGTCTTGACTGCATCTGAGCTACAACCCTCTGAAGTGGCTGCCATCAAGAGCGAGATGCGGGATGTCGTGGGCAGGGCCAGGGAGTTCTCGATTCAAGTTGCCGCATTCATCGACAATCCAAACGACACGTCCTTGAGGGCGCATCGAGCGCTGGACAACTTCCGATCTGGTGATAGAGACATTTACGATGTGACGACTGTGGCCGTCAAGCGCTTTCTGGAGCAAGGTTTGACAGCTGAGTTGCTAGGCAAGGTCCTGGGCAGCCACGACAAGAGGCGTGTGATCAGGGATGAAAGCGGACTATATGGGAGGGCAACACTGGGGCTTCATGATATAAACCTTCCGTCGTTTCGGGAGGTCAAGACGGCAGTAGGagtggatgatgatgaatAG
- a CDS encoding uncharacterized protein (antiSMASH:Cluster_2.7~SECRETED:SignalP(1-18~SECRETED:cutsite=TIA-AP~SECRETED:prob=0.5147)~EggNog:ENOG503P15I~COG:V) — translation MQSSIIAIILAAATGTIAAPANIHARCDPAPAPGTVPPPAPGSATPPKAPTTPATANYILPNAMAVHNVNNNANKPSTQILTTKKGNTETSTLVSFQVPSTATGTCKTHINVGALGGADKIGGSQTVRIFRTLLTNIPATPTGNQRNIELGQLRFDAAAKGFAFEKGSVQPTIQTFPCPAGKTIQWEIVAVGDSDEIIVGQDFTSSGAGVPNGIYIEY, via the coding sequence ATGCAGtcctccatcatcgccatcatccttgccgctgccactggCACCATTGCCGCTCCCGCCAACATCCACGCGCGATGCGACCCTGCTCCCGCCCCCGGGACTGTCCCTCCTCCTGCCCCTGGGTCTGCCACTCCTCCTAAGGCTCCCACAACCCCTGCGACGGCCAACTACATTCTTCCCAACGCCATGGCTGTCCACAACGTCAACAACAACGCCAACAAGCCCTCCACGCAAATCTTGACCACCAAGAAGGGCAACACTGAGACCTCGACGCTCGTCTCCTTCCAGGTCccttcgacggcgacgggcactTGCAAGACGCACAtcaacgtcggcgccctGGGCGGTGCGGACAAGATCGGCGGATCGCAGACCGTCAGGATCTTCCGCACGCTGCTCACCAACATCCCCGCCACTCCCACCGGCAATCAGCGCAACATCGAGCTCGGTCAGCTGcgcttcgacgccgccgccaagggctTCGCTTTCGAGAAGGGCAGCGTCCAGCCTACTATCCAGACCTTCCCTTGCCCCGCTGGCAAGACTATTCAGTGGGAGAttgtcgccgttggcgatAGCGACGAGATCATCGTCGGACAGGACTTCACTTCTAGCGGTGCTGGCGTCCCCAACGGCATTTACATCGAGTACTAG